The Thermococcus sp. 21S7 genome window below encodes:
- a CDS encoding fumarylacetoacetate hydrolase family protein: MVRLPFRDGFYNLRPSKIICLGRNYAEHARELGNEVPKEPVIFLKPPSSLVGPKQAIILPRGSGEVHHEVELAVIMGKRGRRIPREKAMDYVLGYTVLLDITARDLQREAMRKGLPWTVAKGFDTFAPVGPRVVDKRELAVDDLEIGLKVNGEIRQLARTSEMIFKIPEIIEYVSGVMTLEPGDMIATGTPAGVGPLRHGDRVEAWIEGIGTLEEDVLAEGSILC, from the coding sequence ATGGTTCGCCTTCCATTTCGCGACGGCTTTTATAATCTGAGGCCGAGCAAGATAATCTGCCTCGGCAGAAACTACGCGGAGCATGCAAGGGAACTCGGCAATGAGGTTCCGAAGGAGCCGGTAATTTTCCTTAAACCTCCAAGCTCTCTAGTAGGTCCAAAACAGGCAATAATTCTTCCAAGGGGGAGCGGAGAGGTCCACCACGAGGTCGAGCTGGCGGTGATAATGGGCAAACGCGGGAGGAGGATTCCAAGGGAAAAGGCCATGGACTACGTCCTCGGCTACACGGTTCTGCTGGACATAACGGCGAGAGACCTGCAGAGAGAGGCTATGCGGAAGGGCCTTCCGTGGACCGTTGCCAAGGGCTTCGACACCTTCGCCCCCGTTGGCCCTAGGGTGGTTGACAAACGCGAGCTGGCGGTGGATGACCTGGAGATAGGTCTGAAGGTTAACGGCGAAATAAGGCAGCTCGCAAGGACGAGCGAGATGATATTCAAAATCCCGGAGATAATCGAGTACGTTTCAGGCGTAATGACCCTCGAACCGGGCGATATGATAGCCACGGGAACCCCTGCGGGAGTCGGCCCCCTGCGGCACGGGGACAGGGTTGAGGCGTGGATCGAAGGAATAGGGACGCTGGAGGAAGACGTTCTGGCCGAGGGTTCGATACTCTGCTGA
- a CDS encoding M1 family metallopeptidase, with protein sequence MRNALLAALLALVILMSGCLGGTSQTSTSSPNPSTTETPMKFRDFSILYPENPVIENLSVDESGPLLENFYSPTAVQWGNLTIEYDGSRIKGRYDFLLSNVSENVIYLALTGVPDDPDVLRLNLTIEGVPVDLSRLSGGRILFEEALGRPITRSYLTVYEIRFNSSRKNLRGEITYSLKYPVFLDMPEQYAGSPLTWWEMGAEPVGLNMTYSLPEGYTLVVPGFGAFNGSGTLNGEKLLPLLLESFINDGPVVVKNVPAAGINVTVYIPRKQYDPLYWADLERIVKLSVETYVNTTGLRPFNDIHLAVNPDFTGSFMIDGTNSAVIGERRGIELIVRRRTGSIPHELAHIWFAGYADFKYFNEGFATCLQSLALKRIVPARFNAYLELNEKSIVEYGRSISIHDAMSENLLDLRKLNVSTVLYTKGAFTLRSLQFVLGDETFYRGLHEALVRCHGAECGLADIEGIFEDVSGEDLDWFFGEWFNSTLLPDYTVENLTVTNESGSYRLVFTLVDGSNFTMPVQVRVVTENARFVDGTVRVENGLGSVNMTLEAKPTMIVIDPGEWMANINRKFEVEGMEVDVN encoded by the coding sequence GTGAGGAATGCACTTCTCGCCGCCCTGCTTGCCCTCGTGATTTTGATGAGCGGCTGCCTCGGTGGCACCTCCCAGACGAGCACGTCATCCCCGAATCCATCAACGACAGAAACTCCAATGAAATTCCGGGATTTCTCTATCCTCTACCCCGAAAACCCGGTCATAGAAAACCTGAGCGTGGATGAAAGCGGCCCGCTCCTGGAGAACTTTTACTCTCCCACCGCGGTCCAATGGGGGAACCTCACCATCGAGTACGACGGAAGCAGGATCAAGGGCCGCTACGACTTCCTTCTCTCAAACGTCTCGGAGAACGTCATCTATCTCGCCCTCACCGGCGTTCCCGACGACCCCGATGTTCTGAGGCTCAACCTGACGATTGAGGGCGTTCCCGTTGACCTCTCCCGCCTCAGCGGGGGCAGGATTCTCTTTGAAGAGGCTCTTGGCCGCCCTATAACGCGGAGCTATCTGACGGTTTATGAGATACGCTTCAACTCATCGAGGAAAAACCTCCGTGGGGAGATAACGTACTCTCTGAAATACCCGGTCTTCCTCGACATGCCCGAACAGTACGCGGGATCGCCCCTCACATGGTGGGAGATGGGGGCCGAGCCGGTGGGCCTCAACATGACCTACTCCCTGCCCGAGGGCTACACCCTCGTGGTGCCCGGCTTTGGGGCTTTCAACGGTTCCGGGACGCTGAACGGTGAAAAGCTCCTTCCACTTCTCTTGGAATCCTTCATAAACGACGGTCCGGTGGTCGTTAAGAACGTCCCCGCGGCGGGCATCAACGTGACGGTTTATATCCCTCGGAAGCAATACGATCCGCTCTACTGGGCGGACTTGGAGCGGATCGTGAAATTATCCGTTGAAACCTACGTCAATACCACCGGGCTCAGGCCCTTTAACGACATACATCTGGCGGTTAACCCCGACTTCACGGGCTCCTTTATGATCGACGGCACCAACTCGGCCGTCATAGGTGAAAGGCGTGGCATCGAGCTCATCGTCCGCAGGAGAACCGGCTCCATACCGCACGAGCTCGCCCACATCTGGTTTGCCGGCTACGCGGATTTCAAGTATTTCAACGAAGGTTTTGCCACCTGCCTGCAGTCCCTCGCCCTGAAGCGTATCGTACCAGCTCGCTTTAATGCCTACCTGGAGCTGAATGAAAAGTCCATCGTCGAATACGGGAGGTCGATCTCGATTCACGATGCCATGTCGGAGAACCTGCTGGACCTGAGGAAGCTCAACGTATCCACTGTGCTGTACACTAAGGGGGCATTCACCCTCCGTTCCCTTCAGTTCGTCCTCGGAGACGAAACGTTCTACAGGGGACTCCACGAGGCCTTGGTACGGTGTCACGGGGCGGAGTGCGGCTTGGCCGACATTGAGGGGATTTTTGAGGACGTTTCGGGGGAGGACCTCGACTGGTTCTTCGGCGAGTGGTTCAACTCAACGCTGCTGCCGGACTACACCGTCGAGAACCTTACCGTGACCAACGAGAGCGGTTCGTACAGGCTTGTCTTTACACTCGTTGACGGGAGCAACTTCACAATGCCCGTTCAGGTTAGGGTTGTCACGGAGAATGCCAGATTCGTCGATGGGACAGTTCGGGTGGAGAACGGCCTTGGGAGCGTTAACATGACCCTGGAGGCGAAGCCGACGATGATAGTGATTGATCCCGGCGAATGGATGGCGAACATAAACCGGAAGTTCGAGGTTGAGGGGATGGAGGTGGATGTGAATTGA
- a CDS encoding tryptophan--tRNA ligase: protein MDDEFKVTPWDVEGMVDYAKLIEEFGTSPLTDELLEKTARLTKSELPIFFRRRFFFSHRDYDKVLADYESGRGFFLYTGRGPSGPMHIGHIIPFYATKWLQEKFGVNLYVQITDDEKFLFKEKLTFDDTKRWAYDNILDIIAVGFDPDKTFIFQDSEFTKIYEMAIPIAKKINFSMAKAVFGFTEQSKIGMIFYPAIQAAPTFFERKRCLIPAAIDQDPYWRLQRDFAESLGYYKTAAIHSKFVPGLMGLEGKMSASKPETAVYLTDDPEEAGKKIWKYALTGGRATAKEQREKGGEPEKCVVFKWFEIFFEPDDKKLMERYHACKSGELLCGQCKRELIERVQAFLKEHQKKRKEAEKKVEKFKYTGELAMEQWDKSIPEPLRG, encoded by the coding sequence ATGGACGATGAGTTTAAGGTCACCCCATGGGACGTCGAGGGAATGGTGGACTACGCGAAGCTGATAGAGGAGTTCGGAACCAGCCCGCTGACGGACGAACTTCTTGAAAAAACTGCAAGGCTCACGAAGAGCGAGCTGCCAATATTCTTCAGGAGGAGGTTCTTCTTCTCCCACAGGGACTACGATAAAGTCCTGGCCGACTACGAGAGCGGGAGGGGCTTCTTCCTCTACACGGGAAGGGGTCCGAGCGGCCCGATGCACATAGGCCACATAATTCCGTTCTACGCGACCAAATGGCTCCAGGAGAAGTTCGGCGTCAACCTCTACGTCCAGATAACCGACGACGAGAAGTTCCTCTTCAAGGAGAAGCTCACCTTCGACGACACGAAGAGATGGGCCTACGACAACATCCTCGACATCATAGCGGTCGGCTTCGACCCGGACAAGACCTTCATCTTCCAGGACAGCGAGTTCACCAAGATTTACGAGATGGCGATACCGATAGCGAAGAAGATAAACTTCTCGATGGCAAAGGCGGTTTTCGGCTTCACCGAGCAGAGCAAGATTGGAATGATCTTCTACCCGGCGATTCAGGCAGCCCCGACATTCTTCGAGAGGAAGCGCTGTTTAATCCCAGCGGCAATTGATCAGGACCCCTACTGGAGGCTCCAGAGGGACTTCGCCGAGAGTCTCGGCTACTACAAGACGGCGGCGATTCACTCCAAGTTCGTGCCCGGTCTGATGGGCCTTGAGGGCAAGATGAGCGCGAGCAAGCCGGAGACGGCCGTCTACCTAACTGACGACCCGGAGGAGGCCGGCAAGAAGATATGGAAGTACGCCCTTACCGGCGGAAGGGCCACCGCGAAGGAGCAGCGCGAGAAGGGCGGCGAACCGGAGAAGTGCGTCGTCTTCAAGTGGTTCGAGATATTCTTCGAGCCGGACGACAAGAAGCTCATGGAGCGCTACCACGCATGCAAGAGCGGCGAGCTGCTCTGCGGCCAGTGCAAGCGCGAGCTGATCGAGCGCGTTCAGGCCTTCCTGAAGGAGCACCAGAAGAAGCGCAAGGAGGCGGAGAAGAAGGTCGAGAAGTTCAAGTACACCGGCGAGCTGGCGATGGAGCAGTGGGATAAGTCCATTCCGGAGCCGCTGAGGGGCTGA
- a CDS encoding antitoxin family protein, whose product MEVIVEAVYENGVLKPKKRLKVPEGSEVTLKILPQRISDRTFGVVRMEKEKIDAIIEEIEDEW is encoded by the coding sequence ATGGAGGTCATAGTTGAGGCCGTTTATGAAAACGGCGTCCTGAAGCCGAAGAAGAGGCTCAAGGTTCCGGAGGGGAGCGAGGTTACCCTCAAGATACTGCCCCAGAGGATATCGGATAGAACCTTCGGGGTAGTGAGAATGGAAAAGGAAAAGATTGACGCAATAATTGAGGAGATCGAAGATGAGTGGTAA
- a CDS encoding PIN domain-containing protein produces MSGKENVFFDSNVLIYHLGGIAKAKPLIESVETGEIKGFINPIVASEVMFFYIKAKTGMKSYEIKRNPAALANIDLEPIFELFSLFNMLEISTCEFYGIDKIATFDDDFKRVKTMKIVEKV; encoded by the coding sequence ATGAGTGGTAAAGAGAACGTTTTCTTCGACTCGAACGTTCTCATATACCACCTCGGCGGCATAGCAAAGGCCAAGCCCCTCATCGAAAGTGTGGAAACCGGCGAGATTAAGGGATTTATTAATCCAATAGTTGCTTCGGAGGTCATGTTCTTCTATATAAAAGCCAAAACCGGCATGAAATCCTATGAAATTAAAAGAAACCCAGCAGCTTTGGCCAACATCGATTTAGAGCCAATATTTGAACTCTTCTCGCTCTTCAACATGCTGGAGATATCGACCTGCGAATTTTACGGGATAGATAAAATAGCGACCTTCGATGACGACTTTAAACGAGTAAAAACTATGAAAATTGTGGAAAAAGTCTGA
- a CDS encoding acetate--CoA ligase family protein, with translation MEAPRLDFLFYPKSVAVIGASNVPGKIGNSIMRSITLNFDGKVYAVNVKGGEVEVNGKKFQVYRSIKEIPDDVDVAVIAVPAKFVPDVIDECGEKGVKSAVVISAGFKEAGRAELEEELVKRARKWGIRLVGPNCLGVTNLENGFDCNFNPPERQARPPFGKVAFMSQSGAFGAAILDWAARERIGMSKFISLGNMADLDESDFMAYLGDDPKTGVITGYIEGVKDGRKFFNTAKEVTLKKPVVILKSGRTEAGAKAAASHTGSLAGSFKIYEAAFEQTGVLSAKSMRQLFNYAKVLAMQKPAKGNRVAIVTNGGGAGVMMSDGLLEKGMKLAELSDETNRKFREAIKRGELPEHMSYKNPIDIIGDAPSSRYEIAMRYALEDENVDVLVVIALFQSPALDEGIVEAMARMREYGKPIVFVAPGGDYPHKMARNIELKGVPVYETVEDGVDAVYALVKYGEWLRENGKL, from the coding sequence ATGGAGGCTCCAAGGCTCGATTTCCTGTTTTATCCAAAGAGCGTCGCGGTCATCGGGGCGTCAAACGTCCCTGGGAAGATAGGGAACTCGATAATGCGCTCCATAACGCTCAATTTCGATGGAAAAGTCTACGCCGTCAACGTCAAGGGCGGAGAGGTTGAAGTCAACGGAAAGAAGTTCCAGGTTTACAGGAGCATTAAGGAGATACCCGATGATGTCGACGTCGCCGTCATAGCGGTTCCCGCGAAGTTCGTCCCCGATGTCATAGACGAGTGCGGCGAGAAGGGGGTTAAGAGCGCCGTTGTCATCTCCGCCGGTTTCAAGGAGGCCGGAAGGGCCGAGCTTGAGGAGGAGCTTGTTAAGCGCGCCAGAAAGTGGGGAATAAGGCTCGTTGGTCCGAACTGTCTCGGCGTCACCAACCTCGAAAACGGCTTCGACTGCAACTTCAACCCGCCGGAGAGGCAGGCCAGGCCGCCCTTCGGAAAGGTCGCCTTCATGAGCCAGAGCGGTGCCTTTGGAGCGGCTATCCTCGACTGGGCGGCCAGGGAGAGAATAGGGATGAGCAAGTTCATCAGTCTCGGAAACATGGCCGACCTCGATGAGAGCGACTTCATGGCTTACCTCGGCGACGACCCGAAGACCGGGGTCATCACCGGCTACATCGAGGGCGTCAAGGACGGAAGGAAGTTCTTCAATACAGCCAAGGAGGTCACGCTCAAGAAGCCCGTCGTCATACTCAAGAGCGGTAGAACCGAGGCCGGCGCCAAGGCCGCCGCAAGCCACACCGGTTCGCTCGCAGGTTCATTCAAGATATACGAGGCCGCCTTTGAGCAGACCGGCGTTCTGAGCGCCAAGAGCATGCGCCAGCTCTTCAACTACGCGAAGGTTCTCGCAATGCAGAAGCCTGCGAAGGGGAACCGCGTGGCAATAGTCACCAACGGCGGCGGTGCCGGAGTCATGATGAGCGACGGCCTGCTTGAGAAGGGAATGAAGCTCGCCGAGCTGAGCGATGAGACCAACAGGAAGTTCAGGGAGGCCATAAAGAGGGGTGAGCTTCCGGAGCACATGAGCTACAAGAACCCCATCGACATTATCGGCGACGCCCCGTCGAGCCGCTATGAGATAGCGATGCGCTACGCGCTGGAGGATGAGAACGTTGACGTCCTCGTCGTCATAGCCCTCTTCCAGAGCCCGGCCCTCGATGAGGGAATCGTCGAGGCGATGGCCAGGATGCGGGAGTACGGCAAGCCGATAGTTTTCGTGGCCCCCGGTGGAGACTACCCGCACAAGATGGCCAGGAACATCGAGCTCAAGGGCGTTCCCGTCTACGAGACCGTCGAGGACGGCGTCGATGCGGTCTATGCCCTCGTCAAGTACGGCGAGTGGCTGAGGGAGAACGGGAAGCTCTGA
- a CDS encoding winged helix-turn-helix domain-containing protein: MAKVKVITDPEVIKLMLEDTRRKILGLLRNKEMTISQLSEILGKTPQTIYHHIEKLKEAGLVEVKRTEMKGNLVEKYYGRTADAFYINMYLGDEELRYFARSRLKIKLEIFKALGYEFDEDELLNTMDELLKKEHEYKMEISKEIEANEEALKDFSNEDIIHAIEWLAMARMGRDEETLALLKTLGEILKK, encoded by the coding sequence ATGGCAAAAGTGAAGGTCATAACGGACCCGGAAGTTATAAAGCTGATGCTTGAGGACACGAGGAGAAAGATCCTCGGACTGCTCCGCAACAAGGAGATGACCATCTCCCAGCTGAGCGAGATACTGGGGAAGACGCCGCAGACGATATACCACCACATCGAGAAGCTCAAGGAAGCCGGCTTAGTCGAGGTCAAGAGGACCGAGATGAAGGGCAACCTGGTGGAGAAGTACTACGGAAGAACGGCCGATGCGTTCTATATCAACATGTACCTCGGAGACGAGGAGCTCCGCTACTTCGCCCGCTCAAGGCTCAAGATAAAGCTGGAGATATTCAAAGCCCTTGGCTATGAGTTCGACGAGGATGAACTCCTGAACACTATGGACGAACTCCTCAAGAAGGAGCACGAGTACAAGATGGAGATATCGAAGGAGATCGAGGCCAACGAAGAGGCCCTCAAGGACTTCTCCAACGAGGACATAATCCACGCCATCGAGTGGCTGGCCATGGCCAGGATGGGCCGCGACGAGGAGACCCTGGCACTCCTGAAAACGCTGGGGGAAATACTTAAAAAATGA
- a CDS encoding DUF211 domain-containing protein — translation MAKGIRLLVLDVLKPHQPMVTELALGLSELEGVDGVNITLVEIDKETENVKITMVGDNLDYDEIVRTIEEFGGVVHSIDMVAAGKKIVEEGETPQDKLEEY, via the coding sequence ATGGCGAAGGGAATAAGGTTACTGGTTCTGGACGTGCTTAAGCCGCACCAGCCGATGGTGACGGAGCTGGCGCTTGGACTCAGCGAGCTGGAAGGCGTTGACGGCGTCAACATAACGCTGGTGGAGATAGACAAGGAAACGGAGAACGTCAAGATAACGATGGTCGGCGACAACCTCGACTACGACGAGATAGTCAGGACGATAGAGGAGTTCGGCGGCGTGGTGCACAGCATAGACATGGTCGCGGCCGGCAAGAAGATCGTCGAAGAGGGGGAGACTCCTCAAGACAAGCTGGAGGAGTACTGA
- a CDS encoding winged helix-turn-helix domain-containing protein, which translates to MREVLIITDPERVRVLSDETRFKILQLLREHPMTINELSDAIGKERTTIYRHVKILESAGLVEELEVRGNERVYARSARLFLIKADPDESVEEFRQAYLQVEAERLVGILEKAGIEIKDREKLKELVKEVLNEIEINSQSVIKRISQAEVDLTEIELFHVLNMLVFMQSCELCEKAKKIKKLVGF; encoded by the coding sequence GTGAGGGAAGTCCTCATAATAACCGATCCTGAAAGGGTAAGGGTGCTCTCTGATGAAACCCGCTTTAAAATTCTTCAACTGCTCAGGGAGCACCCTATGACCATCAACGAGCTCAGCGACGCCATAGGGAAGGAGAGGACGACGATATACAGGCACGTAAAAATTTTAGAGAGCGCCGGACTCGTGGAGGAGCTCGAAGTCAGGGGAAACGAGCGGGTTTACGCAAGAAGCGCCAGACTGTTCCTCATAAAGGCCGACCCCGACGAGAGCGTCGAGGAATTCAGGCAGGCCTACCTCCAGGTCGAAGCCGAGAGACTCGTGGGAATCCTTGAAAAGGCGGGAATAGAGATAAAAGACAGAGAAAAGCTGAAAGAACTCGTGAAGGAGGTTCTGAACGAGATTGAGATCAACTCCCAATCCGTAATAAAGAGGATATCGCAGGCGGAAGTTGACCTGACGGAGATAGAACTGTTCCACGTCCTCAACATGCTGGTTTTCATGCAGAGCTGTGAGCTGTGCGAGAAGGCAAAAAAGATAAAGAAACTGGTCGGATTCTAG
- a CDS encoding alpha-amylase: protein MARKVLVALLVFLVVLSVSAVPAKAETLENGGVIMQAFYWDVPGGGIWWDTIAQKIPDWASAGISAIWIPPASKGMSGGYSMGYDPYDYFDLGEYYQKGTVETRFGSKQELINMINTAHAHNMKVIADIVINHRAGGDLEWNPFTNSYTWTDFSKVASGKYTANYLDFHPNELHAGDSGTFGGYPDICHDKSWDQHWLWASNESYAAYLRSIGIDAWRFDYVKGYAPWVVKDWLNRWGGWAVGEYWDTNVDALLSWAYDSGAKVFDFPLYYKMDEAFDNNNIPALVDALKNGGTVVSRDPFKAVTFVANHDTNIIWNKYPAYAFILTYEGQPAIFYRDYEEWLNKDRLRNLIWIHDHLAGGSTDIIYYDSDELIFVRNGYGDKPGLITYINLGSSKAGRWVYVPKFAGSCIHEYTGNLGGWIDKWVDSSGRVYLEAPAYDPANGQYGYSVWSYCGVG from the coding sequence ATGGCCAGAAAGGTGTTGGTTGCACTTCTCGTATTTCTAGTAGTTCTCAGCGTCTCGGCAGTTCCTGCGAAGGCGGAAACCCTTGAGAACGGCGGCGTCATAATGCAGGCCTTCTACTGGGACGTCCCAGGTGGAGGAATCTGGTGGGACACCATAGCCCAGAAGATACCCGACTGGGCGAGCGCCGGGATTTCGGCAATATGGATTCCTCCCGCGAGCAAGGGCATGAGCGGCGGCTATTCGATGGGCTACGACCCCTACGACTACTTCGACCTCGGCGAGTACTACCAGAAAGGAACCGTCGAGACCCGCTTCGGCTCAAAGCAGGAACTCATAAACATGATAAACACCGCCCACGCTCACAACATGAAGGTCATAGCGGACATAGTCATCAACCACCGCGCCGGCGGCGACCTGGAGTGGAATCCTTTCACCAACAGCTACACCTGGACCGATTTCTCGAAGGTCGCGTCGGGCAAGTACACGGCCAACTACCTCGACTTCCACCCGAACGAGCTTCACGCGGGCGATTCCGGAACATTTGGAGGCTATCCCGACATATGCCACGACAAGAGCTGGGACCAGCACTGGCTCTGGGCCAGCAACGAAAGCTACGCCGCCTACCTCCGGAGCATCGGCATCGACGCCTGGCGCTTCGACTACGTCAAGGGCTACGCTCCCTGGGTCGTTAAGGACTGGCTGAACCGGTGGGGCGGCTGGGCGGTTGGAGAGTACTGGGACACCAACGTCGATGCACTCCTGAGCTGGGCCTACGACAGCGGTGCTAAAGTCTTCGACTTCCCGCTCTACTACAAGATGGACGAGGCCTTCGATAACAACAACATCCCCGCCCTCGTGGACGCCCTCAAGAACGGAGGCACGGTCGTCAGCCGCGACCCGTTCAAAGCCGTGACCTTCGTTGCCAACCACGATACCAACATAATCTGGAACAAGTATCCGGCCTACGCCTTCATCCTCACCTATGAGGGACAGCCGGCAATATTCTACCGCGACTACGAGGAGTGGCTCAACAAGGACAGGCTCAGGAACCTCATCTGGATACACGACCACCTCGCGGGAGGAAGCACAGACATCATCTACTACGACAGCGACGAGCTTATCTTCGTGAGAAACGGCTACGGGGACAAGCCGGGACTGATAACCTACATCAACCTCGGCTCAAGCAAAGCCGGAAGGTGGGTCTACGTTCCGAAGTTCGCAGGCTCGTGCATACACGAGTACACTGGCAACCTCGGCGGTTGGATTGACAAGTGGGTTGACTCAAGCGGTCGGGTCTACCTTGAGGCCCCCGCCTACGACCCGGCCAACGGCCAGTACGGCTACTCCGTTTGGAGCTACTGCGGGGTGGGCTGA
- a CDS encoding NAD(P)H-hydrate dehydratase, which translates to MRIEDVYIWDINAKWLGITPYQLMENAGAGVARTIEERFGKGLRIAVFSGTGNNGGDGFVAARHLSFENDVTLFLVGDEAKIRSEEARHNWEILKGLDFVKIKVLKDSAYIRFLDLSGYDVIVDALLGAGTRGEPREPIRSAVEKINEYAGKAKIVSVDLPSGYPSDVRVKADFAVTFQWDKEEYDGFERVIVKIGYPKELYHLVGPGDAKFALRKKGEHKGQNGRLLVIGGSGDYYGAPYLASKAASYLVDLVYLAMPSEPAMRISDPDLILRTIGGRNFSPEHVHELMGMAEKADAVVIGPGIGLTEETKEFVREFVKRCEKPMVIDADGLKAVAEDLSVLNGKTFVLTPHAGEFAVLFGVKPEGSLVERAGVVREKAGEVGGVVLLKGAYDVISDGKAWKYNRTGNRGMTTGGTGDVLAGLVGALLALGNEPLRAASAGAFLNGLAGDMVKEELGENFTALEVAKKVPHAVRWVLEF; encoded by the coding sequence ATGCGCATCGAGGACGTTTACATCTGGGACATAAACGCTAAGTGGCTCGGCATAACCCCTTACCAGCTCATGGAGAACGCCGGCGCAGGGGTTGCGAGAACCATCGAGGAGCGCTTTGGAAAGGGCCTCAGGATAGCCGTCTTCTCCGGCACAGGAAACAACGGCGGCGATGGCTTCGTCGCTGCCAGACACCTCAGCTTCGAGAACGATGTCACGCTCTTCCTCGTGGGGGATGAGGCGAAGATAAGGAGCGAGGAAGCCAGGCACAACTGGGAGATACTCAAGGGCCTCGACTTCGTGAAAATCAAGGTTCTCAAGGATTCCGCCTACATAAGGTTCCTCGACCTGAGCGGCTACGACGTCATCGTCGATGCCCTTCTCGGGGCCGGCACAAGGGGCGAGCCGCGCGAACCGATACGCTCGGCCGTCGAGAAAATCAACGAGTATGCCGGAAAGGCAAAAATCGTCAGCGTCGACCTGCCGAGCGGCTATCCGAGCGACGTCCGCGTTAAAGCGGACTTCGCGGTGACCTTCCAGTGGGACAAGGAAGAGTACGACGGCTTTGAGAGGGTGATAGTCAAAATCGGCTATCCGAAGGAGCTATACCACCTCGTTGGACCCGGCGATGCAAAGTTCGCGCTCAGGAAGAAGGGCGAGCACAAGGGTCAGAACGGCAGACTGCTCGTTATCGGCGGCAGCGGAGACTACTACGGCGCCCCCTACCTTGCCTCCAAGGCCGCGAGCTATCTCGTTGACCTCGTTTACCTGGCGATGCCCTCCGAACCGGCAATGAGGATAAGCGACCCCGATTTAATCCTCAGGACTATTGGGGGAAGGAACTTCTCGCCTGAGCATGTCCATGAACTCATGGGTATGGCTGAAAAGGCCGACGCCGTCGTCATCGGCCCGGGAATCGGACTCACTGAGGAGACGAAGGAATTCGTGAGGGAATTTGTAAAGCGCTGCGAAAAGCCGATGGTCATAGACGCCGACGGTCTCAAGGCGGTGGCCGAGGATTTGAGCGTTCTCAATGGGAAGACCTTTGTCTTAACCCCCCATGCCGGCGAGTTCGCGGTTCTCTTCGGCGTGAAGCCCGAGGGTTCGCTCGTGGAGAGGGCCGGGGTGGTGAGGGAGAAGGCCGGCGAGGTCGGCGGCGTTGTCCTGCTCAAGGGGGCCTACGACGTCATCAGCGACGGAAAAGCCTGGAAGTACAACAGAACCGGGAACAGGGGCATGACCACCGGTGGTACCGGGGACGTTTTGGCCGGTCTCGTTGGAGCCCTGCTCGCGCTCGGCAACGAACCGCTGAGGGCCGCTTCCGCCGGGGCGTTCCTCAACGGCCTCGCCGGGGACATGGTGAAGGAGGAACTCGGCGAAAACTTCACCGCTTTGGAGGTTGCGAAGAAGGTGCCGCACGCGGTTAGGTGGGTTTTAGAGTTTTGA
- a CDS encoding [protein ADP-ribosylglutamate] hydrolase: protein MVSFEIVRGDITRFPAEAIVNAANRYLEHGGGVAYAIAKAAAGNAREYIRISKEAMREQLGKGQIEHGEVVVTPAMRLKRHGIRYVIHTVGPYCGGKWDEDKKEKLRRAILGALRKADELGVKTIAFPAVSAGIYGCQLEEVVRTFKETVEEFSREARSVERVYLVLYSEDAYRRALDVL from the coding sequence ATGGTCTCATTTGAGATTGTCCGTGGGGACATAACCCGCTTTCCGGCCGAGGCGATTGTGAACGCCGCCAATAGATACCTTGAACACGGCGGTGGCGTCGCCTACGCCATAGCGAAGGCCGCCGCTGGAAACGCCCGCGAGTACATCAGGATAAGCAAGGAGGCGATGAGGGAGCAGCTCGGGAAGGGCCAGATAGAGCACGGGGAGGTTGTTGTGACTCCTGCGATGAGGCTCAAAAGGCACGGAATCAGGTACGTCATCCACACGGTTGGGCCTTATTGTGGTGGAAAATGGGATGAAGATAAGAAGGAGAAGCTCAGACGGGCAATTCTCGGCGCGCTGAGGAAGGCGGACGAGCTGGGCGTCAAAACCATAGCCTTCCCGGCGGTAAGCGCGGGCATCTATGGCTGTCAGCTTGAGGAGGTAGTGAGAACGTTCAAGGAGACGGTTGAGGAGTTCTCACGCGAAGCAAGGAGCGTGGAGAGGGTTTACCTCGTGCTTTACTCGGAGGATGCATACAGGCGAGCGCTAGATGTTCTTTAA